Genomic DNA from Paenibacillus sp. MBLB1832:
TGAAAAATCAATTACGTATTCAGATGAATTCAAACGTTTGTTCATCGATCAGTACCTGTTAAAGAGAACGCCTAGAGAGATATTTGAATTATGTGGGTTTCATGTGGAAGTCCTCGGGTTGAAGCGTATTGAACAGTGTGCAGATCGATGGAAGAAAGCCTACGAGAAAGACGGAATCATTGGACTTGCAGACTCACGTAAAGAAGCCGTGCTGCGTCCTTCAAGACGTGCCTTGTCGCCTGATGAGATCATTGCTAGACAAGAAGCGAAGATTAGACTTTTGGAGGCTCAATTAGAATACGTAAAAAAGTCAGACAGGAACGAAAGGAGGCTGTTAGCAAACGGGGAAAACCTAAACCAAAGTGAGTGTTTCAAACTGATTCAAGAGGCTGCCCAGCAAGGCTTGGGGCGAATGACACGTTACTTTTGCCAATTGCTTAATGTGTCTCGATCTGGGTTTTACAATTACCTGAACTCTGCGGACAAGCGCCAGAAGCGTGCGCTGGCGGACGAGCAAGCAGGTGCGCTCATTAAGAAAGCTTTTAACCGAAAAGGCTACAAAAAGGGCTCCAGATCCATTAAGATGACGTTGGAGAACGTATATAATACCTGTTACAACCTGAAGCGTATACGAAGGCTCATGAAAAAATTTGACCTCGTATGTCCTCATCGAAAGCCTAACCCGTATCGGCTTATGGCCAAAGCAACACAAGAACACCGCACGCTTCCCAATAAGCTACAGCGGAATTTCAAGAAAGGAATTCCAGGTCTTGTGCTGCTCACCGACATAACCTATCTTCCGTATGGCAAATCGCAGACGGCTTATTTGTCGACTATTTTGGATGCCTCCACAGGAGAGCTTCTAGCACATACCCTCTCCGAATCCCTCCATTTGCCACTAGCAACAGGAACCATTGAAACGTTAATGAGGCAGAGGCGTTTGAAGCTCCATAAGGATGCCTTCATTCACTCGGATCAAGGGAGCCATTACACGAGCCCGACCTACCAGAAATTATTGAAGACTAAAGGCATTGGACAATCAATGTCAAGACGAGGGAATTGCTGGGACAATGCCCCACAGGAGTCCTTCTTCGGTCATATGAAAGATCATGTAAAGAGCTTAAACTGCACAACTTTGGTAGAATTGCAACGAGAAGTTAACCGATATGTTCATTATTACAATCATCACAGATACCAGTGGGGATTAAAAAAGATGACTCCTGTACAGTACAGGAATCATCTCTTAAGTGCAGCATAGCTTCCTTTTTTTCAAAGTGTCCTTGACTAAGGGTTCAGTTTAGCGTAGGGCTCCTTTTTTTCATGCTATGTTGTATAAGGAAGCAAGGCAATCCACGAACATTTTGTTGTACGCTTCACGCGAGAGGTCTTTATTGCAGGCGATGTCGCGCCCAAGAAATTCGAACCAGGTGATCTCGGTGGCATCTTTTTTGTAAAAGAATTTGTCACGCTGAATGAGGAAAAGATCGTTCTCGAAGTAGGGGACGTTATCAAATTGGAGAGCAGGTTCATGTTGTTTTTCACTGACTAACGTGGCCAAGAGGATTAACATACGGTAAGGATCGCGGAAAATTTCATACTGGTTCATCGTTCAACACTCCTTTTATCTGATATCCAAGCAAGGTAATCATACTAAAAGGTGGAGTTGATTAATACCGTTTTGGGTAAACTGGATAGGAAATTGAAGGGAAATGAGGATTTTCAAGAAAACAAGAAAAAGACTGAAGGTCACTCTAAGGAGGATCGAGTGATTCAGTCTTTTTGAGCTTGCTCCTACATCAAAGGATTAGCGTTTGTAGCCGCCGAGTGATTGTTCAGCCATTTGCACTAATCTTTTTGTGATGTTGCCACCAATTGAGCCAGCATCACGGGATAACAAATTACCGTTGTAACCAGAAGGGGAGAGAGGGACACCAATTTCCTGAGCGACTTCATACTTCATTTGATCAAGTGCTGCCTTTGCTTGTTGTACGACTAAAGTGTTAGATCTAGCCATTCAAAATCATCTCCTTTTTTTTGGTACACCAGTATTATTTGAATGTTCAGATTATTTATTCATGAATTTCAAAAAAAATAAAAAAATTTTCTAAACATCAATAAACCCCCAACCGTTAAGTCGGGGGGGGAATTTATTATATTAAGATAGCGTTTTCATTATTCATCTTGGGATACTTCATTTTCTTCCTTTTCTTCCTCAGCGGCAGCTGCTTCTTCAATCGCTTCCGCGATTTGTTCTTCAGCCTCTTGAGCGACCACTTCTTCAGCGGATTCAGCTTCGGCAGAGATTTCTTCCTCGTTTTGTTGAACGATTTCTTCGTCTTGGCTCATGGTATTGTCACCTCCTCTGATACGTATAGTATCATTGTATCAGGTCTATAGGCTTATACAAGTAGGTTGAGAGCCAGATTAGTAGATTTAATGTAATCTTGATGAGATTGTCAGTTGGTGTTGATTTTGTTGGGAATTAAAAGTCGATTTATGCCCGATTTTCAGCGGTTTTCGCCGAGTTGGACAACGAGTCATGTTTTACTTTTAGACGAATATATATGAGGCAACACAGCAATCTTACATGAGTTAGAACAGAGATTATGGGCTATCATTCTATGAAACGCAATAGGAGGAATCCGAATGAACAGGTCGGATGTTATTTTGGAGCTACAACTTGTACCAGAGCTTTTGAAGCAAGCCGAAGCGATGTATGTCGATGCAGTATCGGAATTAAACTGGGCGAAGCATATGCTTCTCTCCAAGGAATACGAAGTGATTGGTGAAGGCCATGTGACTGGCAAAAATGAGCTTCAACGGCAAGCGGAAATGTGGCCGTACACGAGAGATTTGCAGAAACAGGTTTTACAAATGGAAGATGCTGTGGAACATGCCAAAGTGGATTTTCACTTTTATAAGCGAAAATTAGAAAATCTGCAAATCATCGCGAAGCTGATGACGATTTTATAAAAGAACAGATGGCGTAAGTTCCAGCCCGTAATCGAGAGATTACGGGCTTTTGGATTTGGTATACCATGCGTGTCACTTGTACATCCTAGGGGGAGAAGTGTCAATGTAAGTTTTTAACAGGAGGTCAGGCCCAGATGAAAGCAGTTCAGAACATCGTAGCAGCCAGCGTGGGGTTGCTTATTTTAACAAGTTGTCAGTCCGTCCAACCCACCTCTCTCAATGAAGCGGCATCACCGCCTTCCACCATCGCGGTTTCTTTAATCGGAACGAACAATCAATCCGTAGGCAAGGCTGAATTTACAGCAGTCCAAGAGGGTGTATACTTGAACGTTCAAGTGACTGGACTCCCTCCTGGCGTACATGGGTTACACATCCATGAGAAAGGTGCCTGCGTAGCGCCAACATTTGATTCCGCAGGTGCTCATTTCAATCCGCAAATGAAGGAACACGGTTTCATGAATCCCAAAGGCGCACATGCCGGCGATCTGCCGAATCTCATCGTAGATGCCCAAGGTAATGGACATTTCAGTGCGGTGACGAAGTCTGTTACACTGGCGCCAGATCAACCGAATTCGCTCCATAAACCTGGGGGAGTTAGCGTTGTTATACATGAGAAAGCAGATGATCTGAAGACGGATCCGTCTGGTAATTCGGGCAAGCGCATTGCTTGCGGTGCTGTGAAATAGGGAAGGAAGGTTTGCTACACCATGATTAAAACACAGGATCTCAAGCTGCAAATGGATGAGTTAACGAAGCAAAATGATATGGTTCTTATTGAGCTGGAACAGGTTAAAAAGATGCTGATTTCTAGCAGCCAAGGGTCACAGAGCGGACAAAATGGTCAAGCCAACCAGCAATCCGCAAGTTCGGATGATTCCAATTCTGGCAAGCAGCAATCCGAACAGAGCCAGGGTCAAGACCAAAATCAAAGTCAATCACAGCATCAAGCTCAAGGTCAATCCCAAGATCAAAATCAAGATCAACAGAGTCAGAATTCATCCAGCAATGCGAGTCCATCCAGTCAAAACGGAGGGAATAAGCAAGTTTCTGATCTTGCAAATGAACTTTTGAAGATCAAGGACATGGTCGTGAAGCTCGAACAGAAAACGTCGCAATATGTGAGCAGCCAATCGAACGGTTCGTTAACGGAGAAAGATACGGTCAATCTGATTCTTACGTTAATGAATGGCATGGTAGATTGGGCGAGTGAGTTCGTCTCCTCAAAAGCAAATTCAAATGGCCAACTCCAATAGGAATTGGCTCACAAAGTTAAAAGGCTGAGAAGTGCTCAGCCTTTTTGTTTTTTTAAAAATAAATATGGATTAGGACGAAGAAGGAGATGCCGATTTGAAAAGCATTTGCTTTGCGCAATACTCAATAATCTCGCTTCGTCGGACAATTCCGATGAACTTGTCTGAGTCATCTACAATAGGGACGAAATTCTGAACCTTGGCTAGATCAATGAGATCAACCATATCCGCGTGAATATGAACGGGTTTATTGTTAACTCGAAGCGGGACTTCCGCGAGTACATGACGATGGGCGTTGTCAAAGCCAACTTGCTCAGCATTATTTTTAAGAAACCACAATAAATCACCTTCTGTGACGGTCCCAACATAATGACCTTGATCAGACAGAATAGGGACGGCCGTATATCGATGATACTCCATGCGTTCCAATGTTTGACGAAGGGTAGCTTGTGGAGTCGCGGTAATGACTTCGGATTTGGGTAATAGGAAAAAAGCGATATTCATTAGAAACACTCCTAACATCAGAATCAATGCCTCTAGTATAACAAACTTTGCGAATAGAATCTAAATTTGTGAAGGATGCTAGAAGAGAGGTGATGTGAATGAATCGAGCATTAACGACAGCCGCGTTAGGCATTGGAGCTGCTCAAGTGATCAAAGTTCCCTTAACGTATATGCTAAGTAAAAAATGGGACTGGTCTCAGATGGTCCAAACAGGAGGCATGCCAAGCTCACATTCCTGCGGTGTAACGGCACTTGCGACTTATATCTGCCTGAAAAGAGGCTATTCGGCTATTGATTTTGCAGTAAGCTCTGTATTTGGTGCTGTGGTTATGTATGATGCGATGGGCATTCGAAGATCCGCAGGGGAGATTGCCGTAGAAGTGAATGATTTAGATGAACAGGTGGAGCGCCTTTCAAGGCAGCACCCTGGCTTATATCATGCCAAACGCAGGAAAGCGTTGAAAGAACGTTTGGGCCATTTACCTCGTGAAGTAGCAGCAGGTGCGCTACTAGGGCTAGCCATTGGCGCCTGCAGTTATTTACTGGAGAGAAAATAAGCTTAGTGTATCACATGTGGACAACACTTCTGGAATGGGATAAGATCAAGAAATGTTCTTAGAAAGGAAGAGTCCACATGGAAACAATCCGCGTAACAACCATGGAACAGCTGAAGGCTTGCTTTGCTGTTCGTTTCAACGTGTTTGTAGACGAACAGCAAGTACCCGCACATCTAGAAATGGATGAGAAAGACGAGTCACCGCAATCCTGTCATCATTTCTTAATTCAAGATGGGGAGATCCCAGTCGGAGCGGCGAGATGGTATGAGTATCAAGAAGGTACAGCGAAATTGCAGCGGGTTGCTGTGATAAAAGCATATAGAGGAAGATCACTGGGGAAACTATTAATCCTTGCGATGGAAGAACAAGCCAAAGAGCAGGGATGTTTGTATGCAATTCTAGATGCTCAGTGTCAGGCTGAGGGGTTTTATAAGCAATTAGGGTATAAGGTGATCTCCGAGGAGCCTTTCTATGACGCGGGGATCCTTCATGTTCGAATGAAGAAATCCCTTTAACCCACAGCCAAATTATCTTCTTCCTGATGTAAACTGCCTGCAAGTGGAAAAGTAAGAATGAATCGGGTTCCTTTTCCGAGTTCACTTTCGACTTCTAAAGTACCTTGATGATCTTGTACGATTTTGTAACAAATGGATAGACCGAGACCTGTTCCCGTTTCTTTCGTTGTGAAGAACGGGTGGAAAATCATATCCAACTGGTCATTCGGAATGCCTGGCCCGTTATCTGCAATGATTAAAGTCGCGTTCTTCTGATCGCGGCTTAATCGCATGTGGATGGAGCCGTTGGCAACCATCGCTTCGCACGCATTTTTCATCATATTCAGCAATAATTGAATCATTTTATCCTGATCCATCATCATATGTATGTTGTCTGTCAATTCATGAAAATGAATTTCGTGCCCCGAGCTTGCTGCCTCTGACTCGATAAGAGAGATTACTTTCAGTACACATTCGTTCAGGGATTCCGTTCGGAAGTTCGTGCGATGCGGCTTTGAGAATTGAAGGAATTCCCCCGTTAGATCACTCATTCGATTAATTTCATCCATAATGAGCGAATACCAGCTCTCAATGTTGTAACCGCTTGCTTTTGAAAGTTGCAAGAATCCTTTGATGGTCGTTAAGGGGTTTCGAATTTCGTGAGCCATCCCAGAAGCGAGTTCCCCGATCACACGCAATCTTTCGGAGCGTTGCATCTGTTCTTCCCTTTTGATCAATGAATCCCGCTTCTTCGTAAATAAATCATGCTCTGCATGTAAAATTAAATCATCTTTGGAGCCCGCGTCCTTAGGGAATGTGGCGATGCCGTATGTATTTTGAATACCCGTCAATTTCGGGAGTTCCGAATCCAATTTCTGCTGATACGAGGTGATGGTCATGCGATCCGTGAGATGCGGCATCACCACCGCGAATTCATCCCCGCCGAAGCGGGAAATAAATAACGCGTCTTTAAATAATATTTGGAGAAGGTCCGCCATCTGCTTTAGTACGAGGTTTCCTGCTTGAAAGCCCCCCGTCGTATTCATCGCTTTCAAATCCGTGCAATCAATTAATAAAAGGACGAGCGGTTGTTCCTGATGGATGAGCTGCTCCAGTCTCCTGTGGCATTCTTCGTAATTATAAAGGCCTGTTAAGGAATCCTTGTGAGCAATCAGATAACGTTCATTGCGAAATCGGTCAGACTTCCCAGAACGTAATATGACATTTTGCGTTAGGAGTGTCACGGCTGAGAAATCAAGAAGACAATTAATCCCGTACATCCACAGTCGTGGTTCAGCATGCTGTACCAAATTGATAATCCCCAGATAGGTGAGCGCATAACCTGTCGTGAAGATCCAAGCTTTGCGTTGGTTTTCTTCAGCGTATGTATGACGTGCTAGTGCGAGTAAGTAGAGGGGATAGCTTAAATCCGAATGACCTAATACGTGAATCAAGGCCACATTGACAAGCTGTACCCAAGGTGTGGCAATAAGTGAGGCTGGAAATCGGATAGAGAGAATGAATAAACAAGAAGCAGTCAGGAAAAAGAGGGTATTGGATACGGAATCTAAATAAAGCGCGTAAGCGCTGTACAGAATGACATACAAGTAGTAAACCCAATTAATATTCACCCTATCATCTCCCGAATGGTTTGTCCTATGCGAACACATCTGTGACAATTTCTCTGTTTGTCGTAAAATCCCTTCTCTACCAACGAATTTTGTGAAAAATAACAAAAATAAGATCGAAAAAAGCCCTGAGTAACTGACTACTCAAAGCTTCTGTCGAATGGCGTCTATTCAGGAAGTTGAATGGTTTGATGCTGCTGCACGAACGTCATTTCCCCCGTACGGCCTATGAAGCTCGGCATATCATCGCCATAATGCATGAGATAGATGAGCTTCTGAACGTGGACAGGAAGGGTGAGCAGTTCTGTTAACGTTGTATGAACATAACCTGGCCCGATCAATTGACAATCGTGAAAAATGGTGTGACAATTTCGAGTAGCAACCACTTCGTTGATGAGAAATTCCGCATTAAATAAAATATCTGCACTATAGAAGATCCGTTCATTCAGGAAGATCGAATAGTTCAGCTTTTCGATAATATGATGGGTAGGGATAAGTTCAATTGTTAGTTCTGGTGAAATGGCGAAGGGTTCGTATTCTTGCACGTAAACAACCTCGAAATAGTCATGAAGGTTGTTGAATGCCTCCGCGGGGTTATATAATCCGCCTTTCAGCGTGTTTTCCCATAAAATCGTGGCCAGTGCTTCCGTCACATAAAGTTTCGTTCGTTTCTGTTTATATTGGTAATAGAGTCTGAAGGCCAATTCCTCTAGTCCGCCAACATGATCGGCATGAATATGCGAAATGAGGATACCATCAATTTGATCTAGTTCAATGCCAAGCTCGTGCAGAGATTTAGGGGTCGTTGATCCGCAATCGATGAGAAGCTTATGTTCGGTAGTATGGATTAATGCACTCGTATTATAGTAGGACTTGGCAAACGCACTGCCAGTTCCCAACATTTGAATTTGCAAACTCATTCAGTCCGCCTCCAATTTTCGACAAAAATCCATCTTTTTCTAGAGTAACATGGGAAGTTAGTGTCTTTCAACCTATTGGAGCGATCTTCCCGAAAAGTCACGTAGCACAATTCATAAAAAAGGTGTGATTTCTTTAATGATTCGTCTAGTCATTGTACTTGTCCTTCTAATTGTGTGCCTTGTTTTAATCGTTGGTGTTTCGACGTATGTCGGATGGCAATTGACGCATCCCAAACGCAAACCTGTTGATGATTCGCCAGAGAACTATCAGCTTGCTCACAAGGATGTGAAATTTCTTAGTCGTAAAGAAGACGTCATGTTGGACGGTTGGTACCTGGAATCCCCCTATGCGCCTTCGGGTCCGAAAGCGATGACGGTGATCTTTTCGCATGGTTATGCGGGAACAAGGCTGGAGAAAGGGGTCCCCGCCTTAGCGCTGGCAGAAGCCATTGTGAAAGCAGGGCACCATGTGCTCATGTTTGATTTTAGAAACTCAGGACTCTCCGAAGGGACGACGACGACAATTGGCTTGTTGGAGAAAGAAGACATCCATGGCGCTATCGATTGGGTCCGATCGGAAACGGATGGGGTGGCGACCATATGTCTCCTTGGGTTCTCCATGGGGGGCACTGCATCACTCCTAGCTGCCGCAGAAGATAAATCCATTGCAGGCGTCATCACAGACAGCGCCTTTAGCCAATTAGGTCCATATTTGAAAGCGAATCTGCCTGTCTGGTCAAAGCTCCCGCGCTATCCGTTTACTCCGTTAATCTTGACGATATTGCCAAGGTTGATCGGTGTTAATCCAGATGAGGTGGATGCACTTACTGCATTGGAGGAAATTGCGCCTAGGCCAGTGCTCTTCATTCATAGCGAGGATGATTCAGCCATACCTGCTTCCAATAGCATCGAGATGTATAAGCGTTTTCCAGATGATTTTGAGCTATGGGTAACGACTAAAGCAGACCATGTTGGCACATTTCAACTGCAATCCGAGGCTTATATTAAGAGAGTTCTTAATTTTATTACGAAATTATAAAGATCATCGCAACTCTTCGAATTCATTGGCGTATATAGATGCAGACATACAGATGACTAACGAGGTTGGAGGTTTATGGGGATGAAAGTTCAACGCATTTTTACGTTGATGGTCGCGTTCTTTGTTTTAAGTACGGCTGCGGTGGTGGCCTCATCGATATGGGGGGAATATAAGGGATTCAATATTGCTCGTGTCGTCGTAAACAATCAAACCAAAGAATTCGGAGATTCCGATGTGCCGCCATTGATTGTAGATGGCAAGACGGTATTACCTCTTCGCGCGATGAGCGAAGCACTGCAATCTTTGCTGCGCTGGGAAGATTCAAGCAAAACAGCTTACTTGTACAAACCGAATGTCCATATGTTCTTCACAACAGAAATTCGTAAAGATTCTTCCATCGTTCCTTTTAGTGTTGTTGAGCGTGGGGAAGAGGCCAACTTTTACGTGTTTGCTCAGGTTGATAATCTAAAAACAAGCATTAACTCCGTTCGCGTTTCCATCGTCTCGCCAAGCGGCAGCAATGTGATTACACCTGTGGAAAAATCGATCTCGGATTCCAAGGAATCCTTCTGGCTGAAAGTTCCTGTATATGGTGTTTCATTCGATCAGTCGGGTACCTATGTTGTCAAATTCGCGATGAAGCAAGATGGCAGCAGCGAGTATACAGTTGTATCTGAAAAACAAATTCAATCCGAATAAGCTGATGTGAAGACCTCTTGTTTGACCTCTAATTCTGAAAATGATAGGATATTTACGTAACTTATTATTTGATGAAATGAGGTTCTGCCTGTGAGCGATGAGAAGCATCATGTGCACGGCCCGGACTGTGACCACGATCAC
This window encodes:
- a CDS encoding alpha/beta-type small acid-soluble spore protein, encoding MARSNTLVVQQAKAALDQMKYEVAQEIGVPLSPSGYNGNLLSRDAGSIGGNITKRLVQMAEQSLGGYKR
- a CDS encoding GNAT family N-acetyltransferase, which codes for METIRVTTMEQLKACFAVRFNVFVDEQQVPAHLEMDEKDESPQSCHHFLIQDGEIPVGAARWYEYQEGTAKLQRVAVIKAYRGRSLGKLLILAMEEQAKEQGCLYAILDAQCQAEGFYKQLGYKVISEEPFYDAGILHVRMKKSL
- a CDS encoding CBS domain-containing protein — translated: MNIAFFLLPKSEVITATPQATLRQTLERMEYHRYTAVPILSDQGHYVGTVTEGDLLWFLKNNAEQVGFDNAHRHVLAEVPLRVNNKPVHIHADMVDLIDLAKVQNFVPIVDDSDKFIGIVRRSEIIEYCAKQMLFKSASPSSS
- a CDS encoding stalk domain-containing protein — its product is MKVQRIFTLMVAFFVLSTAAVVASSIWGEYKGFNIARVVVNNQTKEFGDSDVPPLIVDGKTVLPLRAMSEALQSLLRWEDSSKTAYLYKPNVHMFFTTEIRKDSSIVPFSVVERGEEANFYVFAQVDNLKTSINSVRVSIVSPSGSNVITPVEKSISDSKESFWLKVPVYGVSFDQSGTYVVKFAMKQDGSSEYTVVSEKQIQSE
- a CDS encoding divergent PAP2 family protein, with product MNRALTTAALGIGAAQVIKVPLTYMLSKKWDWSQMVQTGGMPSSHSCGVTALATYICLKRGYSAIDFAVSSVFGAVVMYDAMGIRRSAGEIAVEVNDLDEQVERLSRQHPGLYHAKRRKALKERLGHLPREVAAGALLGLAIGACSYLLERK
- a CDS encoding ATP-binding protein produces the protein MNINWVYYLYVILYSAYALYLDSVSNTLFFLTASCLFILSIRFPASLIATPWVQLVNVALIHVLGHSDLSYPLYLLALARHTYAEENQRKAWIFTTGYALTYLGIINLVQHAEPRLWMYGINCLLDFSAVTLLTQNVILRSGKSDRFRNERYLIAHKDSLTGLYNYEECHRRLEQLIHQEQPLVLLLIDCTDLKAMNTTGGFQAGNLVLKQMADLLQILFKDALFISRFGGDEFAVVMPHLTDRMTITSYQQKLDSELPKLTGIQNTYGIATFPKDAGSKDDLILHAEHDLFTKKRDSLIKREEQMQRSERLRVIGELASGMAHEIRNPLTTIKGFLQLSKASGYNIESWYSLIMDEINRMSDLTGEFLQFSKPHRTNFRTESLNECVLKVISLIESEAASSGHEIHFHELTDNIHMMMDQDKMIQLLLNMMKNACEAMVANGSIHMRLSRDQKNATLIIADNGPGIPNDQLDMIFHPFFTTKETGTGLGLSICYKIVQDHQGTLEVESELGKGTRFILTFPLAGSLHQEEDNLAVG
- a CDS encoding MBL fold metallo-hydrolase codes for the protein MSLQIQMLGTGSAFAKSYYNTSALIHTTEHKLLIDCGSTTPKSLHELGIELDQIDGILISHIHADHVGGLEELAFRLYYQYKQKRTKLYVTEALATILWENTLKGGLYNPAEAFNNLHDYFEVVYVQEYEPFAISPELTIELIPTHHIIEKLNYSIFLNERIFYSADILFNAEFLINEVVATRNCHTIFHDCQLIGPGYVHTTLTELLTLPVHVQKLIYLMHYGDDMPSFIGRTGEMTFVQQHQTIQLPE
- a CDS encoding superoxide dismutase family protein; amino-acid sequence: MKAVQNIVAASVGLLILTSCQSVQPTSLNEAASPPSTIAVSLIGTNNQSVGKAEFTAVQEGVYLNVQVTGLPPGVHGLHIHEKGACVAPTFDSAGAHFNPQMKEHGFMNPKGAHAGDLPNLIVDAQGNGHFSAVTKSVTLAPDQPNSLHKPGGVSVVIHEKADDLKTDPSGNSGKRIACGAVK
- a CDS encoding alpha/beta hydrolase, translating into MIRLVIVLVLLIVCLVLIVGVSTYVGWQLTHPKRKPVDDSPENYQLAHKDVKFLSRKEDVMLDGWYLESPYAPSGPKAMTVIFSHGYAGTRLEKGVPALALAEAIVKAGHHVLMFDFRNSGLSEGTTTTIGLLEKEDIHGAIDWVRSETDGVATICLLGFSMGGTASLLAAAEDKSIAGVITDSAFSQLGPYLKANLPVWSKLPRYPFTPLILTILPRLIGVNPDEVDALTALEEIAPRPVLFIHSEDDSAIPASNSIEMYKRFPDDFELWVTTKADHVGTFQLQSEAYIKRVLNFITKL
- a CDS encoding IS3 family transposase, producing MSKKHFNHIEREQLTNNRYVLRVSEKSITYSDEFKRLFIDQYLLKRTPREIFELCGFHVEVLGLKRIEQCADRWKKAYEKDGIIGLADSRKEAVLRPSRRALSPDEIIARQEAKIRLLEAQLEYVKKSDRNERRLLANGENLNQSECFKLIQEAAQQGLGRMTRYFCQLLNVSRSGFYNYLNSADKRQKRALADEQAGALIKKAFNRKGYKKGSRSIKMTLENVYNTCYNLKRIRRLMKKFDLVCPHRKPNPYRLMAKATQEHRTLPNKLQRNFKKGIPGLVLLTDITYLPYGKSQTAYLSTILDASTGELLAHTLSESLHLPLATGTIETLMRQRRLKLHKDAFIHSDQGSHYTSPTYQKLLKTKGIGQSMSRRGNCWDNAPQESFFGHMKDHVKSLNCTTLVELQREVNRYVHYYNHHRYQWGLKKMTPVQYRNHLLSAA